The Oryzias latipes chromosome 1, ASM223467v1 genome contains a region encoding:
- the LOC105355002 gene encoding choline transporter-like protein 2 isoform X4 — MELEEKNQDSKYGESKKFDPNFKGPIQNRGCTDILCCILFIIALLGYFAVGILAWSQGDPRKVIYPTDSRGQFCGQAGTPLEKKPLLFYFNILKCASPLVLLEFQCPTTQLCVEKCPDRFLTLVNAKIGKKEDQDYYRRYCKEGVDFAKSSPEILRDGLCPAMLMPSKAFTRRCLPALRTMKGGVVVVGNETTFYDGESATINASQLLEASKKSNIAVEAREVAMRIFEDYTQSWHWILLGLVIAMVVSLVFIFLLRYLAGVMVWVIIVLVVLVIGYGIYHCYMEFASLKGEPGANVTIRDLGLQTDFSVYLQIRQTWLAFMIILAVVEAVVILLLVFLRKRILIAIALIKEASRAIGHVMSALFYPLLTFVLLAVVIAYWAVTAVFLSTSNKQVYKVFNNSECPFSRDTCDPQTFNASNASAQCPDAECLFAFYGGETIYHRYRIVFQFYNLFLFFWCANFVTALGQVTLSGAFASYYWAFKKPNDIPAYPIFSSLGRALRYHTGSLAFGSLILSLVQVIRVILEYLDHKLKGAENKCAKFLLSCMKCCFWCLEKCIKFLNRNAYIMIAIYGKNFCTSARDAFFLLMRNVVRVAVLDKVTDFLLFLGKLLIVGIVGIFSFFFFSGRIKAVEEAAPSLNYYWVPIMTVVVGAYLIAHGFFSVYAMCVDTLFLCFLEDLERNDGSAERPFFMSQDLLSLLKKSNQELRSAD; from the exons GGGAGTCGAAGAAGTTTGACCCCAACTTCAAAGGGCCGATCCAGAACAG GGGCTGCACAGATATCCTCTGCTGCATTCTCTTCATTATTGCCCTGTTGGGGTACTTCGCCGTGGGCATCCTGG CCTGGTCTCAGGGAGACCCCAGGAAGGTGATCTATCCCACAGACAGCAGAGGGCAGTTCTGCGGGCAGGCCGGGACGCCTCTGGA GAAGAAGCCTCTCCTGTTCTACTTCAACATCCTGAAATGTGCGAGTCCCCTGGTGCTGCTGGAGTTCCAGTGTCCCACCACACAG CTCTGCGTGGAGAAGTGTCCCGACCGCTTCCTTACGCTGGTTAACGCCAAGATCGGCAAAAAGGAAGACCAGGACTACTACCGGAGATACTGCAAGGAGGGCGTGGACTTTGCCAAATCG AGTCCTGAGATCCTGAGGGACGGCCTGTGCCCCGCCATGCTGATGCCCAGCAAAGCTT TCACGCGCCGCTGCCTCCCCGCCCTCAGGACCATGAAAGGTGGCGTGGTGGTGGTGGGCAATGAGACCACGTTCTATGATGGCGAGAGCGCCACCATCAACGCCTCTCAGCTGCTGGAGGCGTCCAA GAAGTCAAACATCGCCGTTGAGGCCCGTGAGGTGGCCATGAGGATCTTCGAGGACTATACGCAGTCCTGGCACTGGATCTTACT CGGCCTGGTGATCGCCATGGTGGTCAGCCTGGTCTTCATCTTCCTGCTGCGATACCTGGCGGGCGTCATGGTGTGGGTCATCATCGTTCTGGTCGTCCTGGTCATCGGATACG GGATTTACCACTGCTACATGGAGTTTGCGAGCCTGAAGGGGGAGCCCGGGGCCAACGTGACGATCCGGGACCTGGGCCTGCAGACGGACTTCTCGGTGTACCTGCAGATCCGGCAGACGTGGCTGGCCTTCA TGATCATCCTGGCTGTGGTGGAGGCCGTGGTCATCCTGCTGCTCGTCTTCCTCAGGAAGAGGATCCTGATCGCCATCGCTCTCATCAAAGAGGCCAGCAG AGCCATCGGCCACGTCATGTCGGCGCTCTTCTACCCGCTGCTGACCTTCGTCCTGCTGGCTGTAGTCATCGCCTACTGGGCCGTTACTGCCGT CTTCCTGTCGACGTCTAACAAGCAGGTGTACAAAGTCTTCAACAACTCCGAGTGTCCGTTCTCCAGGGACACCTGTGACCCCCAG ACCTTCAACGCCTCCAACGCCTCCGCTCAGTGTCCGGACGCAGAGTGCCTGTTTGCCTTCTACGGCGGCGAGACCATCTACCACCGATACAGGATCGTGTTCCAGTTCTACAACCTCTTCCTTTTCTTCTGGTGCGCCAATTTCGTCACGGCCTTGGGCCAGGTGACCCTGTCAGGGGCCTTTGCGTCCTATTACTGGGCCTTCAAGAAGCCGAACGACATCCCTGCGTACCCCATCTTCTCCTCTCTGGGACGGGCCCTCAG GTACCACACCGGCTCCCTGGCTTTTGGCTCTCTGATCCTGTCTTTGGTCCAGGTCATCAGGGTCATTCTGGAGTATCTGGATCACAagttaaaag GTGCTGAGAACAAATGTGCTAAATTCCTGCTGAGCTGCATGAAGTGCTGCTTCTGGTGTCTGGAGAAGTGCATCAAGTTCCTGAACAGGAACGCCTACATCATG ATCGCAATCTACGGGAAGAACTTCTGCACCTCGGCTCGGGACGCCTTCTTCCTGCTCATGAGGAACGTGGTCAG GGTGGCCGTTTTGGACAAAGTGACGGACTTCCTGCTGTTCCTTGGGAAGCTCCTCATCGTTGGCATTGTGG GgatcttctcttttttcttcttctctgggAGAATCAAAGCTGTGGAGGAGGCTGCACCGTCTCTCAACTACTACTGGGTGCCCATAATG ACAGTGGTGGTGGGAGCGTACCTGATCGCCCACGGCTTCTTCAGCGTCTACGCCATGTGTGTGGACACTCTGTTCCTCTGCTTCT
- the LOC105355002 gene encoding choline transporter-like protein 2 isoform X2, translated as MAKYERAGESKKFDPNFKGPIQNRGCTDILCCILFIIALLGYFAVGILAWSQGDPRKVIYPTDSRGQFCGQAGTPLEKKPLLFYFNILKCASPLVLLEFQCPTTQLCVEKCPDRFLTLVNAKIGKKEDQDYYRRYCKEGVDFAKSSPEILRDGLCPAMLMPSKAFTRRCLPALRTMKGGVVVVGNETTFYDGESATINASQLLEASKKSNIAVEAREVAMRIFEDYTQSWHWILLGLVIAMVVSLVFIFLLRYLAGVMVWVIIVLVVLVIGYGIYHCYMEFASLKGEPGANVTIRDLGLQTDFSVYLQIRQTWLAFMIILAVVEAVVILLLVFLRKRILIAIALIKEASRAIGHVMSALFYPLLTFVLLAVVIAYWAVTAVFLSTSNKQVYKVFNNSECPFSRDTCDPQTFNASNASAQCPDAECLFAFYGGETIYHRYRIVFQFYNLFLFFWCANFVTALGQVTLSGAFASYYWAFKKPNDIPAYPIFSSLGRALRYHTGSLAFGSLILSLVQVIRVILEYLDHKLKGAENKCAKFLLSCMKCCFWCLEKCIKFLNRNAYIMIAIYGKNFCTSARDAFFLLMRNVVRVAVLDKVTDFLLFLGKLLIVGIVGIFSFFFFSGRIKAVEEAAPSLNYYWVPIMTVVVGAYLIAHGFFSVYAMCVDTLFLCFCEDLERNDGSSEKPYFMSLELHEILSKVTKTEEECNGVEQADAARQADEETPLQQDGEVQLKQQPVLTQENEQEQLLQSDTQALAPKEGTEEEKASEAEEAKKSEEEQAELKKVEEKPEAEEKPEEAPAAEAAKEDAGEKMEEKAEEKAEEPAPAVQE; from the exons ATGGCCAAGTATGAGCGAGCAG GGGAGTCGAAGAAGTTTGACCCCAACTTCAAAGGGCCGATCCAGAACAG GGGCTGCACAGATATCCTCTGCTGCATTCTCTTCATTATTGCCCTGTTGGGGTACTTCGCCGTGGGCATCCTGG CCTGGTCTCAGGGAGACCCCAGGAAGGTGATCTATCCCACAGACAGCAGAGGGCAGTTCTGCGGGCAGGCCGGGACGCCTCTGGA GAAGAAGCCTCTCCTGTTCTACTTCAACATCCTGAAATGTGCGAGTCCCCTGGTGCTGCTGGAGTTCCAGTGTCCCACCACACAG CTCTGCGTGGAGAAGTGTCCCGACCGCTTCCTTACGCTGGTTAACGCCAAGATCGGCAAAAAGGAAGACCAGGACTACTACCGGAGATACTGCAAGGAGGGCGTGGACTTTGCCAAATCG AGTCCTGAGATCCTGAGGGACGGCCTGTGCCCCGCCATGCTGATGCCCAGCAAAGCTT TCACGCGCCGCTGCCTCCCCGCCCTCAGGACCATGAAAGGTGGCGTGGTGGTGGTGGGCAATGAGACCACGTTCTATGATGGCGAGAGCGCCACCATCAACGCCTCTCAGCTGCTGGAGGCGTCCAA GAAGTCAAACATCGCCGTTGAGGCCCGTGAGGTGGCCATGAGGATCTTCGAGGACTATACGCAGTCCTGGCACTGGATCTTACT CGGCCTGGTGATCGCCATGGTGGTCAGCCTGGTCTTCATCTTCCTGCTGCGATACCTGGCGGGCGTCATGGTGTGGGTCATCATCGTTCTGGTCGTCCTGGTCATCGGATACG GGATTTACCACTGCTACATGGAGTTTGCGAGCCTGAAGGGGGAGCCCGGGGCCAACGTGACGATCCGGGACCTGGGCCTGCAGACGGACTTCTCGGTGTACCTGCAGATCCGGCAGACGTGGCTGGCCTTCA TGATCATCCTGGCTGTGGTGGAGGCCGTGGTCATCCTGCTGCTCGTCTTCCTCAGGAAGAGGATCCTGATCGCCATCGCTCTCATCAAAGAGGCCAGCAG AGCCATCGGCCACGTCATGTCGGCGCTCTTCTACCCGCTGCTGACCTTCGTCCTGCTGGCTGTAGTCATCGCCTACTGGGCCGTTACTGCCGT CTTCCTGTCGACGTCTAACAAGCAGGTGTACAAAGTCTTCAACAACTCCGAGTGTCCGTTCTCCAGGGACACCTGTGACCCCCAG ACCTTCAACGCCTCCAACGCCTCCGCTCAGTGTCCGGACGCAGAGTGCCTGTTTGCCTTCTACGGCGGCGAGACCATCTACCACCGATACAGGATCGTGTTCCAGTTCTACAACCTCTTCCTTTTCTTCTGGTGCGCCAATTTCGTCACGGCCTTGGGCCAGGTGACCCTGTCAGGGGCCTTTGCGTCCTATTACTGGGCCTTCAAGAAGCCGAACGACATCCCTGCGTACCCCATCTTCTCCTCTCTGGGACGGGCCCTCAG GTACCACACCGGCTCCCTGGCTTTTGGCTCTCTGATCCTGTCTTTGGTCCAGGTCATCAGGGTCATTCTGGAGTATCTGGATCACAagttaaaag GTGCTGAGAACAAATGTGCTAAATTCCTGCTGAGCTGCATGAAGTGCTGCTTCTGGTGTCTGGAGAAGTGCATCAAGTTCCTGAACAGGAACGCCTACATCATG ATCGCAATCTACGGGAAGAACTTCTGCACCTCGGCTCGGGACGCCTTCTTCCTGCTCATGAGGAACGTGGTCAG GGTGGCCGTTTTGGACAAAGTGACGGACTTCCTGCTGTTCCTTGGGAAGCTCCTCATCGTTGGCATTGTGG GgatcttctcttttttcttcttctctgggAGAATCAAAGCTGTGGAGGAGGCTGCACCGTCTCTCAACTACTACTGGGTGCCCATAATG ACAGTGGTGGTGGGAGCGTACCTGATCGCCCACGGCTTCTTCAGCGTCTACGCCATGTGTGTGGACACTCTGTTCCTCTGCTTCT GTGAGGACTTGGAGAGAAACGACGGCTCCTCAGAGAAGCCTTACTTTATGTCTCTGGAGCTGCATGAGATCCTCTCCAAAGTGACCAAGACGGAGGAAGAGTGCAATGGTGTAGAGCAGGCGGATGCCGCCAGACAGGCGGACGAGGAGACACCTCTTCAGCAGGACGGAGAGGTCCAGCTGAAGCAGCAGCCGGTGCTGACGCAGGAGAACGAGCAggagcagctcctgcagtccgACACCCAGGCCTTAGCTCCAAAGGAGGGCACTGAGGAGGAGAAAGCCAGCGAGGCAGAGGAGGCAAAAAAGAGCGAAGAAGAACAAGCAGAGCTGAAGAAAGTGGAAGAGAAGCCAGAAGCAGAGGAGAAGCCAGAGGAGGCGC
- the LOC105355002 gene encoding choline transporter-like protein 2 isoform X1: MELEEKNQDSKYGESKKFDPNFKGPIQNRGCTDILCCILFIIALLGYFAVGILAWSQGDPRKVIYPTDSRGQFCGQAGTPLEKKPLLFYFNILKCASPLVLLEFQCPTTQLCVEKCPDRFLTLVNAKIGKKEDQDYYRRYCKEGVDFAKSSPEILRDGLCPAMLMPSKAFTRRCLPALRTMKGGVVVVGNETTFYDGESATINASQLLEASKKSNIAVEAREVAMRIFEDYTQSWHWILLGLVIAMVVSLVFIFLLRYLAGVMVWVIIVLVVLVIGYGIYHCYMEFASLKGEPGANVTIRDLGLQTDFSVYLQIRQTWLAFMIILAVVEAVVILLLVFLRKRILIAIALIKEASRAIGHVMSALFYPLLTFVLLAVVIAYWAVTAVFLSTSNKQVYKVFNNSECPFSRDTCDPQTFNASNASAQCPDAECLFAFYGGETIYHRYRIVFQFYNLFLFFWCANFVTALGQVTLSGAFASYYWAFKKPNDIPAYPIFSSLGRALRYHTGSLAFGSLILSLVQVIRVILEYLDHKLKGAENKCAKFLLSCMKCCFWCLEKCIKFLNRNAYIMIAIYGKNFCTSARDAFFLLMRNVVRVAVLDKVTDFLLFLGKLLIVGIVGIFSFFFFSGRIKAVEEAAPSLNYYWVPIMTVVVGAYLIAHGFFSVYAMCVDTLFLCFCEDLERNDGSSEKPYFMSLELHEILSKVTKTEEECNGVEQADAARQADEETPLQQDGEVQLKQQPVLTQENEQEQLLQSDTQALAPKEGTEEEKASEAEEAKKSEEEQAELKKVEEKPEAEEKPEEAPAAEAAKEDAGEKMEEKAEEKAEEPAPAVQE, translated from the exons GGGAGTCGAAGAAGTTTGACCCCAACTTCAAAGGGCCGATCCAGAACAG GGGCTGCACAGATATCCTCTGCTGCATTCTCTTCATTATTGCCCTGTTGGGGTACTTCGCCGTGGGCATCCTGG CCTGGTCTCAGGGAGACCCCAGGAAGGTGATCTATCCCACAGACAGCAGAGGGCAGTTCTGCGGGCAGGCCGGGACGCCTCTGGA GAAGAAGCCTCTCCTGTTCTACTTCAACATCCTGAAATGTGCGAGTCCCCTGGTGCTGCTGGAGTTCCAGTGTCCCACCACACAG CTCTGCGTGGAGAAGTGTCCCGACCGCTTCCTTACGCTGGTTAACGCCAAGATCGGCAAAAAGGAAGACCAGGACTACTACCGGAGATACTGCAAGGAGGGCGTGGACTTTGCCAAATCG AGTCCTGAGATCCTGAGGGACGGCCTGTGCCCCGCCATGCTGATGCCCAGCAAAGCTT TCACGCGCCGCTGCCTCCCCGCCCTCAGGACCATGAAAGGTGGCGTGGTGGTGGTGGGCAATGAGACCACGTTCTATGATGGCGAGAGCGCCACCATCAACGCCTCTCAGCTGCTGGAGGCGTCCAA GAAGTCAAACATCGCCGTTGAGGCCCGTGAGGTGGCCATGAGGATCTTCGAGGACTATACGCAGTCCTGGCACTGGATCTTACT CGGCCTGGTGATCGCCATGGTGGTCAGCCTGGTCTTCATCTTCCTGCTGCGATACCTGGCGGGCGTCATGGTGTGGGTCATCATCGTTCTGGTCGTCCTGGTCATCGGATACG GGATTTACCACTGCTACATGGAGTTTGCGAGCCTGAAGGGGGAGCCCGGGGCCAACGTGACGATCCGGGACCTGGGCCTGCAGACGGACTTCTCGGTGTACCTGCAGATCCGGCAGACGTGGCTGGCCTTCA TGATCATCCTGGCTGTGGTGGAGGCCGTGGTCATCCTGCTGCTCGTCTTCCTCAGGAAGAGGATCCTGATCGCCATCGCTCTCATCAAAGAGGCCAGCAG AGCCATCGGCCACGTCATGTCGGCGCTCTTCTACCCGCTGCTGACCTTCGTCCTGCTGGCTGTAGTCATCGCCTACTGGGCCGTTACTGCCGT CTTCCTGTCGACGTCTAACAAGCAGGTGTACAAAGTCTTCAACAACTCCGAGTGTCCGTTCTCCAGGGACACCTGTGACCCCCAG ACCTTCAACGCCTCCAACGCCTCCGCTCAGTGTCCGGACGCAGAGTGCCTGTTTGCCTTCTACGGCGGCGAGACCATCTACCACCGATACAGGATCGTGTTCCAGTTCTACAACCTCTTCCTTTTCTTCTGGTGCGCCAATTTCGTCACGGCCTTGGGCCAGGTGACCCTGTCAGGGGCCTTTGCGTCCTATTACTGGGCCTTCAAGAAGCCGAACGACATCCCTGCGTACCCCATCTTCTCCTCTCTGGGACGGGCCCTCAG GTACCACACCGGCTCCCTGGCTTTTGGCTCTCTGATCCTGTCTTTGGTCCAGGTCATCAGGGTCATTCTGGAGTATCTGGATCACAagttaaaag GTGCTGAGAACAAATGTGCTAAATTCCTGCTGAGCTGCATGAAGTGCTGCTTCTGGTGTCTGGAGAAGTGCATCAAGTTCCTGAACAGGAACGCCTACATCATG ATCGCAATCTACGGGAAGAACTTCTGCACCTCGGCTCGGGACGCCTTCTTCCTGCTCATGAGGAACGTGGTCAG GGTGGCCGTTTTGGACAAAGTGACGGACTTCCTGCTGTTCCTTGGGAAGCTCCTCATCGTTGGCATTGTGG GgatcttctcttttttcttcttctctgggAGAATCAAAGCTGTGGAGGAGGCTGCACCGTCTCTCAACTACTACTGGGTGCCCATAATG ACAGTGGTGGTGGGAGCGTACCTGATCGCCCACGGCTTCTTCAGCGTCTACGCCATGTGTGTGGACACTCTGTTCCTCTGCTTCT GTGAGGACTTGGAGAGAAACGACGGCTCCTCAGAGAAGCCTTACTTTATGTCTCTGGAGCTGCATGAGATCCTCTCCAAAGTGACCAAGACGGAGGAAGAGTGCAATGGTGTAGAGCAGGCGGATGCCGCCAGACAGGCGGACGAGGAGACACCTCTTCAGCAGGACGGAGAGGTCCAGCTGAAGCAGCAGCCGGTGCTGACGCAGGAGAACGAGCAggagcagctcctgcagtccgACACCCAGGCCTTAGCTCCAAAGGAGGGCACTGAGGAGGAGAAAGCCAGCGAGGCAGAGGAGGCAAAAAAGAGCGAAGAAGAACAAGCAGAGCTGAAGAAAGTGGAAGAGAAGCCAGAAGCAGAGGAGAAGCCAGAGGAGGCGC
- the LOC105355002 gene encoding choline transporter-like protein 2 isoform X3, translated as MAGESKKFDPNFKGPIQNRGCTDILCCILFIIALLGYFAVGILAWSQGDPRKVIYPTDSRGQFCGQAGTPLEKKPLLFYFNILKCASPLVLLEFQCPTTQLCVEKCPDRFLTLVNAKIGKKEDQDYYRRYCKEGVDFAKSSPEILRDGLCPAMLMPSKAFTRRCLPALRTMKGGVVVVGNETTFYDGESATINASQLLEASKKSNIAVEAREVAMRIFEDYTQSWHWILLGLVIAMVVSLVFIFLLRYLAGVMVWVIIVLVVLVIGYGIYHCYMEFASLKGEPGANVTIRDLGLQTDFSVYLQIRQTWLAFMIILAVVEAVVILLLVFLRKRILIAIALIKEASRAIGHVMSALFYPLLTFVLLAVVIAYWAVTAVFLSTSNKQVYKVFNNSECPFSRDTCDPQTFNASNASAQCPDAECLFAFYGGETIYHRYRIVFQFYNLFLFFWCANFVTALGQVTLSGAFASYYWAFKKPNDIPAYPIFSSLGRALRYHTGSLAFGSLILSLVQVIRVILEYLDHKLKGAENKCAKFLLSCMKCCFWCLEKCIKFLNRNAYIMIAIYGKNFCTSARDAFFLLMRNVVRVAVLDKVTDFLLFLGKLLIVGIVGIFSFFFFSGRIKAVEEAAPSLNYYWVPIMTVVVGAYLIAHGFFSVYAMCVDTLFLCFCEDLERNDGSSEKPYFMSLELHEILSKVTKTEEECNGVEQADAARQADEETPLQQDGEVQLKQQPVLTQENEQEQLLQSDTQALAPKEGTEEEKASEAEEAKKSEEEQAELKKVEEKPEAEEKPEEAPAAEAAKEDAGEKMEEKAEEKAEEPAPAVQE; from the exons ATGGCAG GGGAGTCGAAGAAGTTTGACCCCAACTTCAAAGGGCCGATCCAGAACAG GGGCTGCACAGATATCCTCTGCTGCATTCTCTTCATTATTGCCCTGTTGGGGTACTTCGCCGTGGGCATCCTGG CCTGGTCTCAGGGAGACCCCAGGAAGGTGATCTATCCCACAGACAGCAGAGGGCAGTTCTGCGGGCAGGCCGGGACGCCTCTGGA GAAGAAGCCTCTCCTGTTCTACTTCAACATCCTGAAATGTGCGAGTCCCCTGGTGCTGCTGGAGTTCCAGTGTCCCACCACACAG CTCTGCGTGGAGAAGTGTCCCGACCGCTTCCTTACGCTGGTTAACGCCAAGATCGGCAAAAAGGAAGACCAGGACTACTACCGGAGATACTGCAAGGAGGGCGTGGACTTTGCCAAATCG AGTCCTGAGATCCTGAGGGACGGCCTGTGCCCCGCCATGCTGATGCCCAGCAAAGCTT TCACGCGCCGCTGCCTCCCCGCCCTCAGGACCATGAAAGGTGGCGTGGTGGTGGTGGGCAATGAGACCACGTTCTATGATGGCGAGAGCGCCACCATCAACGCCTCTCAGCTGCTGGAGGCGTCCAA GAAGTCAAACATCGCCGTTGAGGCCCGTGAGGTGGCCATGAGGATCTTCGAGGACTATACGCAGTCCTGGCACTGGATCTTACT CGGCCTGGTGATCGCCATGGTGGTCAGCCTGGTCTTCATCTTCCTGCTGCGATACCTGGCGGGCGTCATGGTGTGGGTCATCATCGTTCTGGTCGTCCTGGTCATCGGATACG GGATTTACCACTGCTACATGGAGTTTGCGAGCCTGAAGGGGGAGCCCGGGGCCAACGTGACGATCCGGGACCTGGGCCTGCAGACGGACTTCTCGGTGTACCTGCAGATCCGGCAGACGTGGCTGGCCTTCA TGATCATCCTGGCTGTGGTGGAGGCCGTGGTCATCCTGCTGCTCGTCTTCCTCAGGAAGAGGATCCTGATCGCCATCGCTCTCATCAAAGAGGCCAGCAG AGCCATCGGCCACGTCATGTCGGCGCTCTTCTACCCGCTGCTGACCTTCGTCCTGCTGGCTGTAGTCATCGCCTACTGGGCCGTTACTGCCGT CTTCCTGTCGACGTCTAACAAGCAGGTGTACAAAGTCTTCAACAACTCCGAGTGTCCGTTCTCCAGGGACACCTGTGACCCCCAG ACCTTCAACGCCTCCAACGCCTCCGCTCAGTGTCCGGACGCAGAGTGCCTGTTTGCCTTCTACGGCGGCGAGACCATCTACCACCGATACAGGATCGTGTTCCAGTTCTACAACCTCTTCCTTTTCTTCTGGTGCGCCAATTTCGTCACGGCCTTGGGCCAGGTGACCCTGTCAGGGGCCTTTGCGTCCTATTACTGGGCCTTCAAGAAGCCGAACGACATCCCTGCGTACCCCATCTTCTCCTCTCTGGGACGGGCCCTCAG GTACCACACCGGCTCCCTGGCTTTTGGCTCTCTGATCCTGTCTTTGGTCCAGGTCATCAGGGTCATTCTGGAGTATCTGGATCACAagttaaaag GTGCTGAGAACAAATGTGCTAAATTCCTGCTGAGCTGCATGAAGTGCTGCTTCTGGTGTCTGGAGAAGTGCATCAAGTTCCTGAACAGGAACGCCTACATCATG ATCGCAATCTACGGGAAGAACTTCTGCACCTCGGCTCGGGACGCCTTCTTCCTGCTCATGAGGAACGTGGTCAG GGTGGCCGTTTTGGACAAAGTGACGGACTTCCTGCTGTTCCTTGGGAAGCTCCTCATCGTTGGCATTGTGG GgatcttctcttttttcttcttctctgggAGAATCAAAGCTGTGGAGGAGGCTGCACCGTCTCTCAACTACTACTGGGTGCCCATAATG ACAGTGGTGGTGGGAGCGTACCTGATCGCCCACGGCTTCTTCAGCGTCTACGCCATGTGTGTGGACACTCTGTTCCTCTGCTTCT GTGAGGACTTGGAGAGAAACGACGGCTCCTCAGAGAAGCCTTACTTTATGTCTCTGGAGCTGCATGAGATCCTCTCCAAAGTGACCAAGACGGAGGAAGAGTGCAATGGTGTAGAGCAGGCGGATGCCGCCAGACAGGCGGACGAGGAGACACCTCTTCAGCAGGACGGAGAGGTCCAGCTGAAGCAGCAGCCGGTGCTGACGCAGGAGAACGAGCAggagcagctcctgcagtccgACACCCAGGCCTTAGCTCCAAAGGAGGGCACTGAGGAGGAGAAAGCCAGCGAGGCAGAGGAGGCAAAAAAGAGCGAAGAAGAACAAGCAGAGCTGAAGAAAGTGGAAGAGAAGCCAGAAGCAGAGGAGAAGCCAGAGGAGGCGC